A single genomic interval of Flavobacterium sp. N2820 harbors:
- a CDS encoding DUF779 domain-containing protein translates to MEKIKRLEATKKALDLIDQLSEKFGDLMFYQAGGCCEGTQPQCFEKGGFYLRLGDVCIGTLQGFEFWVDKDLFEYWKHAHFTLDVADGIGAGGFSLETPYGKTFKVNYRLFTEEEAANLEAVRLNG, encoded by the coding sequence ATGGAAAAAATAAAACGATTAGAAGCGACTAAAAAAGCATTAGATTTAATAGACCAGTTATCTGAAAAATTTGGTGATTTAATGTTCTATCAAGCGGGTGGCTGTTGCGAAGGAACGCAACCGCAATGTTTTGAAAAAGGCGGATTTTATCTAAGACTTGGTGATGTTTGTATTGGAACTCTTCAAGGATTTGAATTTTGGGTGGACAAAGATTTGTTCGAATATTGGAAACACGCTCATTTTACCTTAGATGTAGCTGATGGAATAGGAGCAGGCGGTTTTTCATTGGAAACACCTTACGGAAAAACATTTAAAGTAAATTATAGATTGTTTACTGAAGAAGAAGCTGCTAATTTAGAAGCGGTGAGGTTGAATGGGTAG
- a CDS encoding Rossmann-like and DUF2520 domain-containing protein — protein MIKVVLIGSGNVAQHLIQVLLHAKNVDLVQAFARNPSHLSHLLPATKITSDYQKIAEADLYIISVSDNAIAEVSVQLPFENRLVVHTSGSSELSILNAKNRKGVFYPLQTFTKGKEIDFTPIPICLEAENETDYQLLEKLGNSISQKVVRINSEQRKSLHVAAVFVCNFVNHLYQIGNEICEENNVPFEVLHPLIQETAHKIRELSPKEAQTGPALRNDTKTIEKHLDFLENPEYKNLYQLLTQSIQHVKKL, from the coding sequence ATGATAAAAGTCGTTTTAATTGGTTCTGGAAATGTGGCACAACATCTAATTCAGGTGTTGTTACACGCAAAAAATGTGGATTTGGTGCAAGCCTTTGCTCGTAACCCAAGTCATTTATCGCATTTGCTTCCTGCAACCAAAATTACTTCAGATTATCAAAAAATTGCGGAGGCTGATTTGTACATTATTTCGGTTTCAGATAATGCCATTGCAGAAGTTTCTGTACAGTTACCCTTTGAAAATCGTTTAGTTGTGCATACTTCGGGTTCGTCTGAACTTTCGATATTGAATGCTAAAAACAGAAAAGGTGTTTTTTATCCGTTACAAACCTTTACTAAAGGCAAAGAAATCGACTTCACTCCTATTCCTATTTGCTTGGAAGCTGAAAATGAAACCGATTACCAACTCTTAGAAAAATTAGGGAATTCCATTTCACAAAAGGTAGTCCGCATCAATTCCGAACAACGAAAAAGTTTGCATGTAGCTGCTGTTTTTGTTTGTAATTTCGTGAATCATTTGTACCAAATTGGAAATGAAATTTGCGAAGAAAACAACGTTCCGTTTGAAGTATTGCATCCGTTAATTCAGGAAACAGCTCATAAAATTAGGGAACTTTCGCCTAAAGAAGCACAAACAGGTCCGGCTTTACGAAATGACACCAAAACCATTGAAAAACATTTGGATTTCTTAGAAAATCCCGAATATAAAAACCTATACCAATTACTTACACAATCGATACAACATGTCAAAAAGTTATAA
- a CDS encoding DUF4328 domain-containing protein, producing MTAAQLLVCKTCLNRKKGDFEPEAICNLRGHQLEADADCRYYAKDSSVVTDVAKQQLLIRPNAVRAKNAQFMLIVIMVLDIVSGFSSYLQLDLLYDLKAGIFATDEVLSANDLREQIIAVIYLIAMVICAVFFIQWFRRAYYNLQVRTGTCEHSDGWAAGSWFVPIISLFRPYHIMKELDEKMSRLIGTATGKVVALETTLIGFWWALWILSNYVGNYLIKMAFKDETLDNYISATQLEMLNSALGIPLAFLAVYVVKSVAAKEARLVALDQHS from the coding sequence ATGACTGCAGCGCAACTTTTGGTTTGTAAGACTTGTTTGAATCGTAAAAAGGGTGATTTTGAACCCGAGGCCATTTGTAATTTGAGAGGCCATCAATTGGAAGCGGATGCCGATTGCAGGTATTATGCTAAAGATTCTAGTGTGGTTACAGACGTAGCCAAGCAACAACTTTTGATACGTCCTAATGCGGTACGTGCAAAAAATGCACAATTTATGCTCATAGTAATTATGGTATTGGATATTGTTTCTGGTTTTTCGTCTTATTTGCAATTGGACTTACTTTATGACTTGAAGGCGGGTATTTTTGCTACGGATGAAGTGCTTTCGGCAAATGATTTGCGTGAACAAATTATAGCGGTAATTTACCTCATTGCGATGGTGATTTGTGCAGTGTTTTTTATTCAATGGTTTAGGCGTGCTTATTATAATTTACAAGTGCGCACGGGTACCTGTGAACACAGTGATGGATGGGCAGCGGGGAGTTGGTTTGTGCCTATTATTTCGTTGTTTAGACCTTATCATATTATGAAGGAATTGGATGAAAAAATGAGTCGATTGATTGGTACGGCCACAGGCAAAGTTGTTGCCCTGGAGACTACTTTGATTGGTTTTTGGTGGGCCTTGTGGATTTTGAGTAATTATGTGGGCAATTATCTAATTAAAATGGCTTTTAAAGACGAGACTTTAGACAATTATATTTCTGCCACCCAATTAGAAATGTTGAATTCTGCCTTGGGTATTCCTTTAGCATTCTTGGCGGTTTATGTGGTTAAAAGTGTTGCTGCAAAAGAAGCAAGATTAGTTGCATTGGATCAACACTCTTAA
- the pheT gene encoding phenylalanine--tRNA ligase subunit beta, which produces MRISYNWLKQFIKTELKSEEIADILTDLGLEVEGVDPFESLKGGLQGVVVGHVLTCEKHPDADKLKITTVDLGDGNAPVQIVCGAPNVAAGQKVPVATIGTKLYDKEGNAFEIKKGKIRGQESHGMICAEDELGLGESHDGIMILAEELKTGTPASKVFNIECDEVFEIGLTPNRADAMSHMGVARDLRAGLSQKGTTSELMTPSVSKFKVEKRTLKIDVKVENDKLAPRYCGVTISGITVKPSPSWLQNRLKSIGLTPKNNVVDVTNYVLHELGQPLHAFDASQIKGNKVIVKTVAAGTKFTTLDDVERTLHEEDLMICDESGPMCIAGVFGGKTSGVSESTQAIFLESAYFNPVAVRKTAKRHTLSTDASFRFERGIDPTITEYALKRAALLIQEVAGGEITSDIVDIYPKKIEDFSVFIHFNKVNRIIGEEIKPETIKKILASLDIKVNSISDAGLGLIIPSYRVDVTREIDVIEEILRVYGYNNVKIPAKLNATISNSLRTEEYNVQNIIANQLCSLGFNEMMANSLTTPDYVKLSDNLKEEFNVVMLNPLSNDLSAMRQSLLFSALEAVSFNINRKRSDLKFFEFGKTYHKLPASYDEEKHLTLTVTGNRSNETWIKPQEKSDFFLFKGYVLTILTRLGLDKKVTSLPFENDVFAEGLALAIGKEIIVEFGSVKKSILKHFDIKQEVLYADFNWGKIQKYVTNKIKFTDIPKYPEVRRDFALLVDENVQFEQIFNIAKQTEKGLLKDVNLFDVYQGNNLPEGKKSYAVSFILQDDSKTLTDTQIDKIMSKLQSNFESQLGASLR; this is translated from the coding sequence ATGCGTATATCTTACAATTGGTTAAAACAATTTATTAAAACGGAATTAAAATCTGAGGAAATTGCTGATATTCTAACCGACTTAGGCTTAGAAGTAGAAGGCGTTGACCCATTTGAAAGTCTTAAAGGTGGATTGCAAGGTGTTGTTGTAGGTCATGTACTTACCTGTGAAAAACATCCAGATGCTGATAAATTAAAAATCACTACTGTTGATTTAGGCGACGGAAACGCGCCGGTTCAAATTGTGTGTGGTGCTCCAAATGTAGCTGCGGGACAAAAAGTACCTGTGGCAACAATTGGAACCAAATTATACGATAAAGAAGGTAACGCATTCGAAATCAAAAAAGGTAAAATTCGCGGTCAAGAAAGCCACGGAATGATTTGCGCTGAAGACGAATTAGGCTTAGGTGAAAGTCACGACGGAATCATGATTTTAGCCGAAGAATTAAAAACCGGAACACCTGCTTCAAAAGTATTCAATATAGAATGTGATGAAGTATTTGAAATTGGTTTAACACCAAACCGTGCTGATGCTATGTCACACATGGGTGTTGCACGTGATTTGCGTGCGGGTTTATCGCAAAAAGGAACTACCTCTGAATTAATGACGCCGTCGGTAAGTAAATTCAAAGTAGAAAAACGTACCTTAAAAATTGATGTTAAAGTTGAAAACGACAAATTAGCTCCAAGATATTGTGGGGTAACCATTTCAGGAATTACGGTAAAACCTTCACCAAGTTGGTTACAAAATCGATTAAAATCAATCGGTTTAACCCCAAAAAACAATGTGGTAGATGTTACAAATTATGTTTTACACGAATTAGGGCAACCACTACACGCTTTTGATGCCTCACAAATTAAAGGAAATAAAGTAATTGTAAAAACAGTTGCTGCTGGAACAAAATTCACCACTTTAGACGATGTGGAACGCACACTTCACGAAGAAGATTTAATGATTTGTGACGAAAGTGGACCCATGTGCATCGCAGGTGTTTTTGGTGGAAAAACTTCAGGAGTTTCAGAAAGCACTCAAGCAATTTTCTTAGAAAGCGCCTACTTTAATCCGGTTGCTGTTCGAAAAACGGCTAAAAGACATACGCTGAGCACGGATGCTTCGTTCCGCTTTGAAAGAGGAATTGACCCAACGATTACAGAATATGCGTTAAAACGTGCTGCTTTATTGATTCAGGAAGTAGCTGGAGGTGAAATTACTTCTGACATTGTAGATATTTATCCAAAAAAGATTGAAGATTTTAGTGTTTTCATTCATTTCAATAAAGTCAATAGAATTATTGGTGAAGAAATTAAACCAGAAACCATCAAAAAAATATTAGCTTCTTTAGACATAAAAGTCAACTCGATTTCTGATGCTGGTTTGGGCTTAATCATTCCTTCTTACCGTGTTGATGTTACACGTGAAATTGATGTTATTGAAGAAATTCTTCGCGTTTATGGCTACAACAATGTAAAAATTCCAGCGAAGCTAAATGCAACCATTTCAAATTCATTACGTACAGAAGAATACAATGTTCAAAATATAATTGCTAATCAATTGTGTTCCTTAGGGTTCAACGAAATGATGGCCAATTCATTGACTACACCCGATTATGTAAAACTTTCTGATAATTTAAAAGAAGAATTCAATGTAGTTATGTTGAATCCTTTGAGTAATGATTTATCAGCGATGCGTCAATCGTTATTGTTTTCAGCATTAGAAGCAGTATCGTTCAATATCAATCGTAAAAGAAGTGATTTAAAGTTTTTTGAATTTGGTAAAACATATCACAAATTACCTGCTTCATATGACGAAGAAAAGCATTTGACTTTAACCGTTACTGGAAACAGAAGCAACGAAACTTGGATAAAACCGCAAGAAAAATCAGATTTCTTCTTGTTCAAAGGATATGTTTTAACGATTTTAACACGTTTAGGATTAGATAAAAAAGTGACGTCCTTACCTTTTGAAAATGATGTTTTTGCAGAAGGATTAGCTTTGGCAATCGGAAAAGAAATCATTGTGGAATTTGGTTCAGTAAAAAAATCAATTTTAAAACATTTTGACATCAAACAAGAAGTGTTATATGCCGATTTTAATTGGGGAAAAATCCAAAAATACGTAACCAACAAAATCAAATTTACCGATATTCCAAAATACCCAGAAGTAAGACGTGATTTTGCGTTGTTAGTTGACGAAAATGTACAGTTTGAGCAAATCTTCAACATCGCAAAACAAACCGAAAAAGGTTTATTAAAAGATGTAAATTTATTCGATGTATACCAAGGAAATAACTTACCAGAAGGTAAAAAATCATACGCTGTAAGTTTCATTTTACAAGACGATTCAAAAACACTAACCGACACTCAAATTGATAAAATTATGAGTAAGTTACAAAGTAATTTTGAAAGTCAGTTAGGTGCGAGTTTGAGATAG
- a CDS encoding AraC family transcriptional regulator produces the protein MANKALLFTPALTHEKSLKTLVENRTIFSLNHCELNIFETYQKSDLVPLKFNDLVVTSMLRGKKVMHLFEDPSFEYLPGETVIVPSNAEMKIDFPEASKENPTQCIALAIDNQIITNTLDFLNEKYPKEGKSNLWKLDHENYFFYNNVELAGTINKLIKECMGSSLTKDVLADLTLQELIIRIIQTQTTKRFESETFIDSNSPITPSIEYIKNNIRETINLKDLSDKACMSTTSFYRYFKRELGMSPIEYILNEKIKYAKKLLSNPTIQINEVSYATGFEDCNYFIRLFKKYEGVTPKQYQLMNYNG, from the coding sequence ATGGCCAACAAAGCATTACTTTTTACCCCTGCTTTAACCCACGAAAAGTCGTTAAAAACTTTAGTGGAAAACCGTACTATTTTTTCGTTAAACCATTGCGAATTGAATATTTTTGAAACCTATCAAAAATCTGATTTAGTGCCTTTGAAGTTTAATGATTTGGTCGTTACCAGCATGTTACGCGGTAAAAAAGTGATGCACTTATTTGAAGATCCAAGTTTTGAATACTTGCCGGGTGAAACTGTAATTGTGCCTTCCAATGCCGAAATGAAAATTGATTTTCCCGAAGCGTCAAAAGAGAATCCCACACAGTGTATCGCTTTGGCCATCGATAATCAAATAATTACAAATACCTTAGACTTTTTAAACGAAAAGTACCCAAAAGAAGGGAAAAGCAATTTGTGGAAATTAGACCACGAAAACTATTTCTTTTATAACAATGTAGAATTAGCAGGCACCATCAATAAATTAATCAAAGAATGCATGGGTAGTTCTTTAACCAAAGATGTTCTCGCTGATTTAACGCTACAGGAACTAATTATTCGAATCATTCAAACGCAAACCACCAAACGGTTTGAAAGTGAAACATTTATTGATAGTAACAGCCCAATTACACCCTCGATTGAATACATCAAAAACAACATCAGAGAAACCATCAATTTGAAAGATTTAAGCGATAAAGCGTGCATGAGTACCACTTCATTTTACCGCTATTTCAAAAGAGAATTAGGCATGAGCCCTATTGAATACATCTTAAATGAAAAGATAAAATACGCCAAAAAACTATTGAGTAATCCAACCATTCAAATCAATGAAGTTTCCTATGCCACCGGATTTGAAGACTGCAATTACTTCATTAGATTGTTCAAAAAATACGAAGGCGTAACACCAAAACAATACCAGTTAATGAATTATAATGGATAA
- a CDS encoding aldehyde dehydrogenase family protein: MSNLIQRPQLKEKYDNYINGKWTAPSTGQYFEVLSPVDGKLMAKAAHSAKMDVEMAVNAADEAFKTYSQTSATERSIMLNKIADRIEANLDFIAAVETLDNGKAIRETMAADIPLAIDHFRYFASVIRAEEGSITELDKDTVSIIVHEPIGVVAQIIPWNFPILMAVWKLAPALAAGNCVVLKPAESTPISIMVLMEIIGDLVPAGVINVINGFGAELGRTLVTNPKVNKAAFTGSTATGRMVMQYATENIIPVTLELGGKSPNIFFPSVMDADDAFLDKALEGVALFALNQGEVCTCPSRLLIHESIYDQFIERVLERVKAIKMGNPLDPTVMMGAQASQIQKDKILSYINLGKEEGAELLCGGDVNHLGGDLEGGYYIQPTLFKGHNKMRIFQEEIFGPVLAVTTFKTTEEALEIANDTMYGLGAGVWTRDAHELYQVPRAIQAGRVWVNQYHAYPAGAPFGGYKQSGIGRENHKMMLDHYRQTKNMLISYNKNKLGFF, encoded by the coding sequence ATGAGTAATTTAATTCAAAGACCTCAATTAAAAGAAAAGTACGATAACTACATCAACGGAAAATGGACAGCGCCTTCAACAGGACAATATTTTGAAGTGCTTTCTCCTGTAGATGGAAAATTAATGGCTAAAGCCGCACATTCTGCTAAAATGGATGTTGAAATGGCTGTAAATGCTGCCGATGAAGCGTTTAAAACATATAGCCAAACTTCGGCTACTGAGCGAAGTATTATGTTGAACAAAATAGCAGACCGAATTGAAGCTAATTTAGATTTCATTGCAGCTGTGGAAACCTTAGACAATGGTAAAGCAATTCGTGAAACGATGGCTGCGGATATTCCGTTAGCTATTGACCATTTTAGATATTTTGCTAGTGTAATTCGTGCTGAAGAAGGTTCGATAACCGAATTGGATAAAGATACTGTTTCAATTATTGTGCATGAGCCAATTGGAGTTGTGGCACAAATTATTCCTTGGAACTTTCCTATTTTAATGGCCGTTTGGAAACTAGCACCTGCTTTAGCAGCCGGAAACTGTGTGGTGTTGAAACCAGCAGAAAGTACGCCAATTTCAATTATGGTTTTAATGGAAATTATTGGCGATTTAGTTCCAGCGGGTGTAATCAATGTAATTAATGGTTTTGGAGCTGAGCTTGGAAGAACTTTAGTAACCAATCCAAAAGTCAATAAAGCAGCCTTTACGGGGTCAACTGCTACGGGAAGAATGGTAATGCAATATGCTACTGAAAATATTATTCCTGTAACCTTAGAACTAGGAGGAAAATCACCAAATATTTTCTTCCCATCGGTTATGGATGCTGATGATGCCTTTTTAGATAAAGCGTTAGAAGGCGTAGCACTTTTTGCTTTAAACCAAGGCGAAGTGTGTACGTGTCCATCGCGATTATTGATTCACGAATCGATTTATGACCAATTTATTGAAAGAGTATTGGAACGTGTAAAAGCGATTAAAATGGGTAATCCATTAGATCCTACTGTAATGATGGGTGCTCAAGCTTCTCAAATTCAAAAGGACAAAATTCTTTCGTATATTAATTTAGGGAAAGAAGAAGGAGCTGAATTATTATGCGGTGGCGATGTAAATCATTTAGGTGGTGATTTAGAAGGAGGATATTACATTCAGCCAACACTATTTAAAGGGCACAACAAAATGCGTATTTTCCAAGAAGAAATTTTCGGACCTGTATTAGCAGTAACAACTTTTAAAACTACGGAAGAAGCTTTAGAAATAGCTAACGATACGATGTATGGATTAGGAGCAGGCGTTTGGACACGTGATGCACATGAATTATATCAAGTACCAAGAGCCATTCAAGCAGGACGTGTTTGGGTCAATCAATACCATGCTTATCCAGCAGGAGCGCCATTTGGAGGGTATAAACAATCGGGAATTGGAAGAGAAAACCACAAAATGATGTTAGATCATTACCGTCAAACGAAGAACATGTTGATTTCTTACAACAAAAACAAATTAGGTTTCTTTTAG
- a CDS encoding T9SS type A sorting domain-containing protein, with protein sequence MKKLYFLFFLTIGFLGNAQIVNIPDANFKAMLLSANPSNFIASTELPTYLSSNDLWTVSNYHVIDTNGDGEIQVIEAQSIKYLTIAGDTTISDLTGIQAFINLHSLIFESNQLTSLNVSGLTNLEWLRCQSNYQLTNLNVFGCLNLKKLECGSNQLYSLDISGLSNLLYLSCSLNQINSLDVTSAINLKTLLCTYNNLTSLNVSGLTNLNLIDCQNNQLVNLGLSNNVSLQYFACTSNQLTNLDVSGLTNLQFLGCSNNQLLSLDVSGLTNLTEISCNNNLLPIIDFSGLSNLNKLSCKNNQLTSIDVSGLNNLSWLRCDYNQLETLLIKNTNLNWSFSGFYNNPTIEYVCADFEDFDIVQQQINNYGYNTTCHVNSYCSFTPGGTYYEISGNTKFDSNSNGCDISDLNYSNLNFSITDGTYSSSLISNSSGNYYIPVSAGNYTITPNLENPSYFNISPTNFTVDFPTQVSPFNQDFCVTANGVHSDVEIVLVPTTPARPGFDADYKLVYRNKGNQVENGTISLTFDDARLDYVAANPVYDSSVLNNFTWNYTNLQPFETREIEIVFNVNSPMETPAVNIGDQIDFLAQITPFTNDEVQSDNISALKQTVVGSYDPNDKTCLQGETIPPSEVGKYVHYVIRFENTGTFPAENIVVKDLIDLAKYDIATLVPLNSSHDFYTRINGNKVEFIFENINLDFNDATNDGYVAFKIKTKPTLVVGNTFSNNANIYFDYNFPITTNTYTTTVVALSTQDFDFGTYFTLYPNPAKDVLNIQTKQDLQVNSIEIYNQLGQIVLAVTNAVNSIDVADLASGTYFVKVNTEKGSANSKFVKE encoded by the coding sequence ATGAAAAAACTTTACTTTTTATTCTTTTTGACGATTGGTTTTTTAGGGAATGCGCAGATTGTGAATATACCAGATGCGAATTTTAAAGCGATGTTGTTGAGTGCTAACCCAAGTAATTTTATTGCATCAACTGAACTTCCTACATATCTTTCAAGCAATGATTTATGGACAGTTTCTAATTATCATGTAATTGATACAAATGGGGATGGTGAAATACAAGTAATTGAAGCTCAGTCAATAAAATATTTAACTATAGCAGGAGATACTACAATTTCTGATTTAACAGGAATTCAAGCATTTATTAATTTACATTCATTAATATTTGAGAGTAATCAATTAACTAGTTTAAATGTTTCAGGATTAACTAATTTAGAATGGTTAAGATGTCAAAGTAATTATCAATTAACTAATTTAAATGTTTTTGGTTGTTTAAATTTAAAAAAATTGGAATGTGGTTCTAATCAACTTTATAGTTTAGATATTTCTGGACTATCAAATTTATTATATTTAAGTTGTAGCTTAAATCAAATAAATAGTTTAGACGTTACAAGCGCAATTAATCTTAAAACTTTATTATGTACATATAACAATTTAACGAGCTTAAATGTAAGTGGTTTAACAAATTTAAATCTAATAGACTGTCAAAATAATCAATTGGTAAATTTAGGTCTAAGTAATAATGTTAGTTTACAATATTTTGCCTGTACTAGCAATCAATTAACCAATTTAGATGTTTCGGGTTTAACGAATTTGCAATTTTTGGGTTGTTCTAATAATCAATTACTAAGTTTAGATGTTTCTGGCTTGACAAATTTAACAGAAATAAGTTGTAATAATAATCTATTACCTATAATTGATTTTTCAGGATTATCTAATTTAAATAAATTGAGTTGTAAAAATAATCAGCTTACTAGTATAGATGTTTCTGGATTAAATAACTTAAGTTGGTTAAGATGTGATTATAATCAACTAGAAACTCTGTTAATTAAAAACACAAATTTAAATTGGTCTTTTTCCGGTTTTTATAATAACCCAACTATTGAATATGTATGTGCTGATTTTGAAGATTTTGATATAGTACAGCAACAAATTAATAATTACGGTTATAATACTACTTGTCATGTAAATTCTTATTGTTCATTCACTCCAGGAGGAACTTATTATGAAATTTCAGGAAACACAAAATTTGATTCAAACAGCAATGGATGTGATATTTCAGATCTAAATTATTCCAATTTAAATTTTTCAATAACTGACGGAACCTATTCAAGTTCTTTAATTTCAAATTCATCTGGAAATTATTACATACCAGTTTCAGCAGGAAATTACACCATAACTCCAAACCTTGAAAACCCAAGTTATTTCAATATTTCGCCAACTAATTTCACAGTAGATTTTCCAACACAAGTCAGTCCATTTAATCAAGATTTTTGTGTAACGGCTAATGGTGTTCATAGCGATGTTGAAATTGTTTTAGTTCCAACGACTCCAGCTCGTCCTGGTTTTGATGCGGATTATAAATTAGTTTATCGAAATAAAGGAAATCAAGTAGAAAATGGAACTATATCCTTAACTTTTGACGATGCAAGATTGGATTATGTTGCTGCAAATCCGGTTTATGATAGCTCAGTTCTAAATAATTTCACTTGGAATTATACTAATTTGCAACCTTTTGAAACTAGAGAAATTGAAATTGTTTTCAACGTAAACTCTCCAATGGAAACTCCAGCGGTTAATATTGGAGATCAAATAGATTTTCTTGCTCAAATTACTCCTTTTACAAATGATGAAGTGCAATCTGATAATATTTCTGCTTTAAAACAAACAGTTGTTGGTTCATACGATCCAAACGATAAAACGTGTTTACAAGGCGAAACTATTCCTCCAAGTGAAGTGGGTAAATACGTGCATTATGTTATTCGTTTTGAAAACACGGGTACTTTCCCTGCTGAAAACATTGTGGTAAAAGACCTGATTGATTTGGCTAAGTATGATATTGCAACGTTGGTTCCATTAAATAGTAGCCACGATTTTTATACCAGAATCAATGGAAACAAAGTAGAGTTCATTTTTGAAAATATCAATTTAGATTTCAATGATGCAACTAACGATGGTTATGTTGCGTTTAAAATTAAAACCAAGCCTACTTTGGTTGTTGGAAATACGTTCAGCAACAATGCCAATATCTATTTTGATTATAATTTTCCAATTACAACCAATACGTATACCACAACTGTTGTTGCTTTAAGTACACAAGACTTTGATTTTGGAACTTATTTTACCTTGTATCCAAATCCGGCTAAGGATGTTTTGAACATTCAAACCAAACAAGATTTACAAGTAAATTCTATTGAAATCTACAATCAATTAGGGCAAATTGTTTTGGCAGTAACCAATGCGGTTAACTCAATTGATGTGGCTGATTTAGCTTCAGGTACTTATTTTGTAAAAGTAAATACCGAAAAGGGTAGTGCAAATAGTAAATTTGTGAAGGAATAA
- a CDS encoding proline iminopeptidase-family hydrolase, with amino-acid sequence MKKRFETIVLLVVLALFTSCKQETITTQNEYFAQSADSIQNGGIKVIPITTPKGTFNVWTKRIGNNPKIKVLLLNGGPGATHEYFECFENFLPAEGIEFIYYDQLGCGNADNPNDTSMWDLARYVEEVEQVRKALQLDNTNFYLLGHSWGGILAMEYSMKYQNNMKGLIISNMMASCPEYDKYANEVLSKQMNPEVLAELMKLEANNDFSNPKYMELLLPNFYEKHILRFPAKDWPEPVNRSFAKMNQSLYVTMQGPSEFGISGKLENWDRKADLKKVTIPTLVIGAKHDTMDPKHMEEISKILPNGSYLFCPKGSHMAFYDDQKTYFAGLISFLKK; translated from the coding sequence ATGAAAAAACGATTTGAAACCATAGTGCTATTAGTAGTGCTCGCTTTATTTACTAGCTGTAAACAAGAAACCATTACTACTCAAAACGAGTATTTTGCACAATCTGCTGACAGCATCCAAAATGGTGGAATAAAAGTCATTCCCATCACCACACCAAAAGGCACGTTTAATGTGTGGACAAAACGCATTGGCAACAACCCAAAGATCAAAGTATTGTTGTTAAATGGCGGACCTGGTGCTACACACGAATATTTTGAATGTTTTGAGAATTTCTTACCTGCCGAAGGGATCGAATTCATCTATTACGACCAATTAGGATGTGGAAATGCAGATAACCCAAACGATACATCCATGTGGGATTTAGCAAGATATGTCGAAGAAGTGGAACAAGTGCGTAAAGCCTTGCAATTAGACAACACCAATTTTTACTTGTTAGGTCATTCTTGGGGCGGTATTTTAGCAATGGAATACAGTATGAAATATCAAAACAACATGAAAGGCTTAATCATTTCGAACATGATGGCTAGTTGTCCAGAATATGATAAATATGCTAATGAAGTTTTAAGTAAACAAATGAACCCTGAAGTGTTGGCAGAACTAATGAAATTGGAAGCCAACAACGACTTTTCGAATCCAAAATACATGGAATTGTTGTTGCCAAATTTCTATGAAAAACACATTCTTCGCTTTCCAGCAAAAGATTGGCCAGAACCTGTAAATCGTTCGTTTGCCAAAATGAATCAGTCGCTTTATGTCACCATGCAAGGGCCGAGTGAATTTGGTATTTCTGGGAAACTAGAAAATTGGGATAGAAAAGCCGATTTAAAAAAGGTAACTATTCCTACGCTAGTAATCGGAGCCAAACACGATACAATGGATCCAAAACACATGGAAGAAATCTCGAAAATCTTACCAAACGGTTCCTATTTATTCTGTCCGAAAGGAAGTCACATGGCCTTTTATGATGATCAAAAGACCTATTTTGCGGGATTGATTTCATTCTTGAAAAAATAA